A single window of Treponema denticola ATCC 35405 DNA harbors:
- a CDS encoding FecCD family ABC transporter permease: MKLQFKLAGSIAACILVLILGIGIGSVFVPPQDIIKIIFSKIAQKEISCIEPTFVAIVWNVRLPRVLVAFLAGGSLAVSGAVMQSILKNPLASSYTMGVSSGAALGAALVILTGFTLPLIPAFTLPLAGTLAGLLTVYASVKVASLVDRNFENSTIILTGIVFSLFINGIITIIIALNRDGMARLIFWQMGSFASQNIKNFNVLLPICAAATLILTSLSHEMDLLTFGEEQAKTMGVDTKKVKWGLLFLASALTGTVISFVGIIGFIDLISPHIVRKLVGARHKIVVPVSFCIGGTAMVLCDMTARTILSPQELPVGAITALAGAPFFCYVYFKGRRRA; the protein is encoded by the coding sequence ATGAAACTTCAATTCAAGCTTGCAGGCTCGATTGCAGCCTGCATCCTTGTTCTAATCTTGGGGATAGGAATAGGCTCGGTCTTTGTTCCGCCCCAAGATATTATCAAAATCATATTTTCAAAAATAGCTCAAAAAGAAATTTCATGTATTGAACCGACCTTTGTTGCAATAGTTTGGAACGTGAGGCTGCCTAGGGTTCTGGTCGCTTTTTTGGCAGGCGGGTCCCTTGCCGTAAGCGGGGCCGTAATGCAAAGCATCTTAAAGAACCCCTTGGCTTCTTCTTATACAATGGGCGTTTCATCGGGGGCTGCCTTGGGAGCGGCTCTGGTAATTTTGACAGGATTTACTCTTCCTTTAATACCCGCTTTTACTCTTCCTCTTGCAGGAACTCTTGCAGGCCTTCTTACAGTCTACGCCTCGGTTAAAGTTGCATCCTTGGTTGATAGGAATTTTGAAAACTCGACGATTATTTTAACAGGGATAGTTTTTTCTCTTTTTATAAACGGAATTATAACCATCATAATCGCCCTTAACAGGGACGGAATGGCCCGCCTGATATTTTGGCAGATGGGAAGCTTTGCAAGTCAAAATATAAAAAACTTTAACGTGTTATTGCCTATCTGTGCTGCCGCAACCTTGATTCTTACAAGTCTTTCACATGAGATGGATTTGCTTACCTTTGGCGAGGAGCAGGCTAAAACTATGGGTGTAGATACAAAAAAAGTTAAATGGGGTCTTTTGTTTTTGGCATCGGCCCTTACCGGAACCGTAATTTCCTTTGTAGGCATAATCGGGTTTATCGATTTGATTTCTCCGCACATTGTACGCAAGCTCGTCGGTGCAAGGCATAAGATAGTGGTTCCTGTGTCCTTTTGTATAGGAGGCACTGCGATGGTTTTATGCGATATGACGGCAAGAACTATTTTATCCCCCCAAGAGCTTCCGGTGGGTGCAATCACTGCGCTTGCAGGTGCTCCGTTTTTTTGCTATGTCTATTTTAAGGGACGGAGGAGAGCTTAA
- a CDS encoding ABC transporter substrate-binding protein, protein MKSLKKIFFVLAMLLAAGTMVFAGGAKEASLPSIDLTMDRAGAPITLPAKVERIISMAPSTTEILIDLGVADKIIAADTNTQKDGLLKQNIPYFDMMKPDAEKLIALKPDVVFISGMSNAKGNTPFSPLIDAGICVVNIPSSSSIEAIYLDIAYIAAVVKQEGNGAKIIANMKKEIEAVRKKGASIAQDKKKTVYFEIGAAPYMYSLGTGTFINEMIEIIGAQNILADQKSWVSVSDEMVLAKDPDVILTNVNYIPNPIDEIMSRSGWASLKAVKGKKVFGIDTNSSSRPNHNIIKALKEMAKAVYPEIYK, encoded by the coding sequence ATGAAAAGCTTGAAAAAAATTTTCTTTGTGCTGGCCATGCTTTTGGCTGCCGGCACCATGGTTTTTGCAGGAGGAGCAAAAGAAGCAAGCCTTCCCTCGATTGATTTAACGATGGATAGGGCTGGTGCCCCGATTACTTTACCTGCAAAGGTGGAAAGAATTATTTCGATGGCTCCGTCTACCACGGAAATCCTTATTGATTTAGGTGTAGCCGACAAGATTATTGCTGCCGATACCAATACCCAAAAGGATGGGCTTTTAAAACAGAATATTCCGTATTTTGATATGATGAAGCCCGATGCAGAAAAACTGATTGCCCTAAAACCGGATGTAGTTTTTATCTCAGGGATGTCGAATGCAAAAGGTAACACTCCTTTTTCTCCCTTAATTGATGCCGGTATCTGTGTTGTCAACATTCCTTCATCTTCAAGTATCGAGGCCATTTATCTTGATATTGCATACATAGCTGCAGTCGTAAAACAGGAAGGAAACGGAGCAAAAATTATTGCAAACATGAAAAAGGAAATAGAAGCTGTCCGAAAAAAGGGTGCTTCTATTGCTCAAGATAAAAAGAAAACCGTTTACTTTGAAATAGGGGCCGCTCCTTATATGTACAGCTTGGGAACAGGAACCTTTATCAATGAGATGATCGAAATTATCGGAGCTCAAAATATTCTTGCCGATCAAAAATCATGGGTATCCGTTTCGGATGAAATGGTTTTGGCTAAGGATCCTGATGTAATTTTGACCAATGTAAACTATATACCTAATCCGATTGATGAAATAATGTCCAGATCAGGCTGGGCTTCTCTTAAAGCCGTAAAGGGCAAAAAGGTTTTCGGTATTGATACAAATTCTTCTTCAAGACCTAACCATAACATTATAAAGGCCTTAAAAGAAATGGCTAAAGCCGTCTATCCCGAAATCTATAAATAA
- a CDS encoding methylaspartate mutase subunit E, giving the protein MRWKNKKIPEGEFMEMREEILQTWPTGKDVDLKESIDYLKKIPPEKNFAIKLEQADKEGITTAQPRAGVPLLDEHINLLQFLQDEGGADFLPSTIDAYTRQNRYEEGEAGIEASKKAGRSLMNGFPAVNWGVGPCRQVLEAVNLPLQARHGTPDARLLSEIIHAGGYTSNEGGGISYNVPYAKAVSIEHSIMCWQYADRLVGFYEENGVHLNREPFGPLTGTLVPPSVAIAVGVIEALLAAEQGVKSITVGYGMCGNMTQDVAAVISLREITKDYMKKFGYKDMCITTVFHQWMGGFPADESRAYGLISLGSTTAALSGATKVIVKTPHEAFGIPTKEANAGGIKATKMVLNLLKGQRYPDSRVLAQEIELIKAETKCIMDKVYEIGGGDLVEGTIKAFEAGVIDIPFAPSQYNAGKVMPARDNDGCIRYLMPGNLPFTKDILDFNRGKLEERAKADKREVDFQMSVDDVYAVSSGVLVGRPAKR; this is encoded by the coding sequence ATGAGATGGAAGAATAAAAAAATACCCGAAGGGGAGTTTATGGAGATGCGAGAAGAAATTCTCCAAACATGGCCCACGGGAAAGGATGTTGACTTAAAAGAGTCTATCGATTATTTAAAGAAGATCCCGCCTGAAAAAAACTTTGCAATAAAACTTGAACAAGCGGACAAAGAAGGTATAACTACGGCCCAGCCTCGTGCCGGTGTTCCCCTGTTGGATGAACACATTAATCTATTGCAGTTTTTACAGGATGAAGGCGGAGCCGACTTTTTGCCCAGCACAATTGACGCTTATACGCGTCAAAACCGATATGAAGAGGGTGAAGCCGGTATTGAAGCCTCAAAAAAGGCAGGCCGCTCTCTTATGAACGGTTTCCCTGCCGTAAACTGGGGTGTAGGCCCCTGCCGTCAGGTTTTGGAAGCCGTAAATCTTCCCTTACAGGCAAGACACGGAACCCCAGATGCCCGTCTTCTTTCAGAGATTATTCATGCCGGAGGTTATACCTCCAATGAAGGCGGAGGAATAAGCTACAATGTTCCCTATGCAAAGGCCGTTTCAATTGAACACAGTATAATGTGTTGGCAATATGCCGACCGCCTCGTAGGATTTTATGAAGAAAACGGAGTTCACCTTAACAGAGAGCCCTTCGGTCCCCTTACGGGAACCCTCGTTCCGCCTTCGGTTGCTATTGCAGTAGGCGTTATTGAAGCCCTATTGGCCGCTGAGCAGGGTGTAAAGAGCATTACCGTAGGTTACGGTATGTGCGGAAACATGACACAGGACGTTGCAGCCGTTATTTCTTTAAGAGAAATTACAAAGGACTACATGAAAAAATTCGGCTACAAGGATATGTGCATCACCACGGTTTTCCATCAATGGATGGGAGGCTTCCCTGCCGATGAGTCCAGAGCCTACGGTCTTATCTCCTTGGGAAGCACCACTGCCGCTCTTTCCGGAGCTACAAAGGTAATCGTTAAGACCCCGCATGAAGCATTTGGTATTCCTACCAAAGAAGCAAATGCAGGAGGTATCAAGGCTACCAAGATGGTTCTAAACCTTTTGAAGGGACAGCGTTATCCCGATTCAAGGGTTCTCGCTCAAGAGATTGAGCTTATCAAGGCAGAAACAAAGTGTATTATGGACAAAGTCTATGAGATAGGAGGCGGCGATTTGGTTGAAGGTACTATCAAGGCCTTTGAAGCCGGCGTAATAGACATTCCATTTGCCCCTTCCCAGTATAATGCCGGAAAGGTAATGCCTGCCAGAGACAATGACGGATGTATCCGCTATCTAATGCCGGGAAATCTGCCCTTTACAAAGGACATTCTTGACTTTAACAGGGGAAAACTTGAAGAGAGGGCAAAGGCCGATAAGAGGGAGGTTGATTTCCAAATGTCGGTTGATGATGTTTATGCCGTAAGTTCCGGTGTTCTCGTAGGAAGACCGGCTAAACGATAG
- a CDS encoding glycosyltransferase family 2 protein, producing the protein MESFLPALLDSILAQNLLLKNSVQKSGFFSHNKDTLPIEVLIVNDGSPGGDALPKILKPYKKKFKNLGITLTLLEHRKNLGLFEARRTAANAASGSYIFFADPDDTLPSDSLLVFYNGLLASGNGNLSDAADIIHGKMRLSVPQFDTADKKNAEKFDTFSKSVQSIHPGFLSGNEVLENFLIKKEHSGFLCAKLFRTGLLQEVYAELPHIFCIMAEDLLLYFFVLLKKPSYYGIDSFVYNYINDTGISSASQVINLDRWEKICSSASVFTIIFSYIQENPLDEKYVKELRIACNNQLKKIISKMKRDFTDSLQAEAYAILCDYWGEDYVKQIEKNMKDEEQK; encoded by the coding sequence ATGGAAAGCTTTTTGCCTGCTCTTTTGGACAGTATTTTAGCTCAGAACCTATTGCTTAAAAATTCTGTTCAAAAGAGCGGCTTTTTTTCACATAATAAAGATACCTTGCCCATAGAAGTGCTCATCGTAAATGATGGAAGTCCTGGCGGTGATGCTTTACCTAAAATCCTTAAACCCTATAAAAAAAAGTTTAAAAACCTCGGTATTACTCTGACTCTTTTGGAACACCGCAAAAATCTGGGACTTTTTGAAGCTCGCAGAACGGCGGCAAATGCCGCTTCCGGTTCCTACATTTTCTTTGCTGACCCGGACGATACCCTGCCCAGCGATTCTCTTTTGGTCTTTTATAATGGACTGCTTGCTTCCGGCAACGGAAATCTTTCCGATGCAGCCGATATTATTCACGGCAAAATGCGGCTGTCAGTTCCTCAGTTCGATACGGCAGATAAAAAAAATGCGGAAAAATTCGACACTTTTTCAAAAAGCGTGCAGTCGATACATCCGGGTTTTCTTTCGGGAAACGAAGTTCTTGAAAATTTTTTAATCAAAAAAGAACACTCAGGTTTTTTATGTGCTAAGCTATTTCGTACCGGTCTTTTACAAGAGGTATATGCCGAGCTTCCTCATATTTTTTGTATTATGGCGGAAGACCTCTTGTTGTATTTTTTTGTGCTTTTAAAAAAGCCTTCGTACTACGGTATCGATTCTTTTGTATACAATTACATCAATGATACTGGTATATCTTCAGCCTCTCAGGTTATAAACCTTGACCGTTGGGAAAAAATCTGTTCCTCTGCCTCTGTCTTTACCATTATTTTTTCATATATTCAAGAAAATCCTCTTGATGAAAAATATGTAAAAGAACTACGCATCGCATGCAATAACCAGCTTAAAAAAATTATAAGCAAAATGAAAAGAGATTTTACAGACTCCCTCCAAGCCGAAGCCTACGCAATCCTCTGCGATTACTGGGGCGAAGACTATGTAAAGCAAATTGAAAAAAACATGAAGGATGAAGAACAAAAGTAA
- a CDS encoding leucine-rich repeat domain-containing protein — protein METSTIIDGGTSFVIDSEKKTITIYVKTADGSSVKAEGCTETVIESGTESTLNIKSSLIILKGNIIEFNCGGDPYTYGNQIKSLNVQGLKNLEKLNCSGNRLTELNIEGLNNLKELACRYNRLSSLDVAHLPALEFLWCTANLLTDLNLTGMSSLKRLGCNNNKLEVLNLEGLTSLEHLWCGNNLLNKLNLTDLKSLTGLNCEKNKLTELDLTGLTALEHLWCSKNLLTKLNLTKALHLQSLDCSSNMLTELNTEELNDLQYLNSSGNCLPLS, from the coding sequence ATGGAAACAAGTACTATTATTGACGGCGGCACTTCTTTTGTAATCGATTCCGAAAAGAAAACAATTACGATTTATGTTAAAACGGCAGACGGCTCGAGCGTAAAAGCCGAGGGTTGCACTGAGACAGTAATTGAAAGTGGGACTGAATCAACTTTAAACATTAAATCTTCTCTAATAATTTTAAAAGGAAATATTATTGAATTTAACTGCGGAGGTGATCCTTATACCTATGGAAACCAAATTAAAAGTTTAAACGTGCAGGGCCTAAAAAACTTAGAAAAACTTAATTGCAGCGGTAATAGGCTTACCGAATTAAACATTGAAGGTTTAAATAATTTGAAAGAACTTGCGTGCCGATATAATCGGCTTTCAAGTTTGGACGTTGCCCATTTACCGGCTTTGGAATTTTTATGGTGCACTGCAAATTTGCTTACAGATTTAAACTTAACAGGAATGTCTTCCTTAAAGCGGCTTGGCTGTAACAACAATAAACTCGAAGTTTTAAACCTTGAAGGCTTGACTTCACTTGAACACCTTTGGTGCGGAAACAATTTATTGAATAAACTAAATTTAACTGATTTGAAAAGTTTAACCGGCTTAAATTGTGAAAAGAATAAACTTACAGAGCTGGACTTAACCGGATTAACGGCATTGGAGCATCTGTGGTGCAGTAAAAATTTGTTAACAAAACTTAATTTAACAAAAGCATTACATTTGCAAAGCCTTGATTGCAGTTCAAATATGCTTACCGAACTAAACACAGAAGAATTGAATGATTTACAATATTTAAATTCATCAGGTAACTGTTTGCCTCTAAGCTAA
- a CDS encoding ABC transporter ATP-binding protein, giving the protein MDYPLINVKSVYAGYSKTPVLKDISFSVLKGDSLCVLGPNGCGKTTLLKTLAGLIGYSGEILLNGQNLKNIKRKDIAKKIAVLSQVSSIYFSYSVYDTVMMGRYAHREGSSFLSVSKKDRAYVEKCLRAVDIWNLREKKIDELSGGQLQRVYLARTLAQEPELILLDEPTNHLDLKAQTELILFLKEICKKEAKAVIGVFHDINLALQFADKLIFLKDGIIQASGKKDEVLNREILQSVYGMDVAEWMKDSFNLWLRAF; this is encoded by the coding sequence ATGGACTATCCTTTAATAAATGTAAAATCGGTTTACGCGGGATATTCAAAGACTCCCGTTTTAAAAGATATTTCCTTTTCGGTTTTAAAAGGAGACAGCCTTTGTGTTTTGGGTCCTAACGGCTGCGGAAAAACGACCCTCTTAAAAACTCTTGCCGGTCTTATCGGCTATTCGGGTGAAATTCTTTTAAACGGTCAAAACTTAAAAAATATCAAACGCAAGGATATAGCAAAAAAAATCGCCGTTTTAAGTCAAGTTTCTTCCATATATTTTTCATATTCCGTCTATGATACCGTTATGATGGGAAGATATGCACACAGAGAGGGCAGCTCTTTTCTTTCCGTCTCAAAAAAAGACAGGGCCTATGTAGAAAAATGTTTAAGGGCGGTAGACATTTGGAATTTGCGTGAAAAGAAAATAGATGAACTTTCAGGCGGTCAGCTTCAGCGTGTTTATCTGGCCCGCACTCTTGCCCAAGAACCCGAACTTATCTTACTGGATGAACCCACAAATCATCTGGACTTAAAGGCTCAAACCGAGCTTATTCTTTTTTTAAAAGAGATTTGCAAAAAAGAAGCTAAAGCCGTCATCGGTGTCTTCCACGATATAAACCTGGCCCTGCAATTTGCAGATAAACTTATTTTTTTAAAAGACGGGATAATACAAGCCTCAGGAAAAAAAGATGAGGTTTTAAATAGAGAAATTTTACAATCCGTTTACGGGATGGATGTAGCCGAATGGATGAAAGATTCTTTTAATTTATGGCTTAGAGCTTTTTAG
- a CDS encoding copper homeostasis protein CutC, translating to MKNIKIEICAGSFEDAVLAEKAGASRIELNSSLFLGGLTPSLGTLKLVKKETHLEVMAMVRPRAAGFFYSSYEYKTMLEDAKLFIDNGADGLVFGFLKKDGTIDAKRCEALIKIAESRDKVFHRAIDVVPDPLKALDELISLGFTRVLTSGQEPTAYEGADLIAKMVKRAKGRIEILPGGGITEKNASKIIKLTGVDQIHFAALKRREEPSTKANPSIYYGGALYPPEDSIEVAGLDEMTKVIKSL from the coding sequence ATGAAAAATATTAAAATAGAAATTTGTGCGGGATCCTTTGAGGATGCCGTCTTGGCGGAAAAGGCAGGAGCTTCAAGGATTGAGCTTAATTCTTCTCTTTTTTTGGGAGGCTTGACCCCCTCTCTTGGAACCTTAAAGCTGGTTAAAAAGGAAACCCATCTTGAGGTTATGGCCATGGTAAGGCCCAGAGCAGCCGGTTTTTTTTATTCTTCTTATGAATATAAGACTATGCTTGAAGATGCAAAACTTTTTATAGATAACGGAGCAGACGGTCTTGTCTTCGGTTTTTTAAAAAAAGACGGAACTATCGATGCAAAACGGTGTGAAGCTTTGATAAAAATTGCAGAAAGCAGAGATAAGGTTTTTCACAGAGCCATTGATGTGGTCCCTGATCCCTTAAAGGCCCTGGATGAGCTTATTTCTTTAGGATTTACAAGAGTTTTAACGAGCGGGCAAGAGCCTACAGCCTATGAGGGTGCAGACTTAATTGCCAAAATGGTAAAACGTGCAAAAGGCCGAATCGAAATTTTACCCGGCGGCGGCATTACCGAAAAAAACGCTTCAAAAATAATCAAACTTACCGGTGTTGATCAGATTCATTTTGCAGCCCTAAAACGGAGAGAGGAACCGTCTACCAAGGCAAATCCTTCAATCTATTATGGAGGAGCCCTCTATCCGCCTGAGGACAGCATTGAGGTTGCCGGACTTGATGAGATGACAAAGGTCATAAAAAGCTTGTAA
- a CDS encoding formylglycine-generating enzyme family protein, producing MLDEDSGSEGSGNWNSQSYDFVLVTPPANGIVGVAPDYALPYTDEWWKGVFRAGRKVKLSPYKLGKTEVTYKLWKEVYDEAVKPEHGYTFQNAGQKGSDGTGNDEEQPVTMVSWRDCIVWCNAYTEMKLGSDEQCVYRESNASGAAVLKDATATTACDAAYADMGKKGFRLPTEAEWEYAARRQNDNTNATDYGEGGSNVWLTKLNSASGAKDRWDTAETGEVAWYSGNSGNKTHPVGKRRANALGLYDMSGNVWEWCFDGYDNNPASNDAAYVQGGIVTDPQGGASGSARVDRGGSWDNGVRYCSVGFRFSCSPGHRYYGLGFRLACLP from the coding sequence ATGCTGGACGAGGATTCGGGGAGTGAAGGGTCCGGAAATTGGAATTCTCAAAGTTACGATTTTGTTCTTGTCACACCTCCTGCAAACGGCATCGTAGGCGTTGCCCCTGACTACGCCTTACCCTATACTGACGAATGGTGGAAAGGTGTATTCCGTGCAGGGCGTAAGGTAAAATTAAGCCCGTATAAGCTAGGCAAGACAGAGGTAACGTATAAACTGTGGAAAGAAGTCTACGACGAGGCGGTAAAACCTGAACATGGCTACACCTTTCAAAATGCGGGGCAAAAAGGCAGTGATGGAACCGGAAATGATGAAGAGCAGCCTGTAACGATGGTAAGCTGGCGGGACTGCATAGTATGGTGTAATGCGTATACGGAAATGAAGCTGGGCTCCGATGAGCAATGTGTATACCGCGAAAGCAATGCTTCTGGTGCTGCGGTATTAAAAGATGCAACTGCTACAACTGCTTGCGATGCCGCATACGCCGATATGGGTAAAAAAGGCTTTAGGCTGCCGACCGAAGCGGAATGGGAATACGCAGCCCGCCGGCAAAATGACAACACAAATGCGACAGACTACGGCGAAGGTGGTAGTAATGTATGGCTGACCAAATTAAACAGTGCAAGCGGAGCCAAAGATAGATGGGATACGGCGGAAACAGGAGAGGTTGCATGGTATTCTGGTAATTCAGGAAATAAAACTCATCCTGTAGGAAAAAGGAGAGCGAATGCACTCGGTTTATACGATATGAGCGGTAATGTCTGGGAATGGTGTTTTGATGGGTATGATAATAACCCTGCATCAAACGATGCTGCTTATGTGCAAGGCGGTATTGTTACCGATCCTCAAGGTGGTGCGTCGGGGTCTGCCCGTGTTGATCGCGGCGGCAGCTGGGACAACGGCGTGAGGTACTGCAGTGTAGGCTTTCGGTTCAGCTGCAGTCCTGGCCACAGGTACTACGGTCTTGGCTTCCGCCTGGCTTGTCTGCCATAG
- a CDS encoding methylaspartate ammonia-lyase, which translates to MKIVDVVCAEGKTGFYFDDQKAIKMGAGHDGFFYTGKPVTEGFTSIRQAGEAISVMFILEDGQVAYGDCAAVQYSGAGGRDPLFLAKDFIPVIEKDIKPLFVGKEITNFREMAKTFEEHKVNGKRMHTALRYGISQAILDAVAKSQHITMAEVVVKEYNTGCQIKRIPIFTQSGDDRYLNADKMIIKQAEVLPHGLFNNVEEKTGKNGEKLLEYVKWLKNRVETMRTCKNYNPIFHIDVYGTIGDFTNNDVPKMTAYLKTLESAAAPFKLRIEGPMDMGDREKQMQVLAALTKSLDDNGVKVELVADEWCNTLEDIQYFADNRAGHMIQIKTPDLGGINNTIEAILYCKEKGVGAYCGGTCNETNRSAEVIVNCSVAAGAAQQLAKPGMGVDEGYMIINNEMNRIVALANRK; encoded by the coding sequence ATGAAAATTGTTGATGTTGTTTGCGCAGAAGGCAAAACAGGTTTCTATTTTGATGACCAAAAGGCTATCAAGATGGGTGCAGGTCATGACGGATTTTTTTATACGGGAAAACCCGTAACCGAGGGCTTTACCTCAATCAGACAGGCAGGCGAAGCTATTTCCGTTATGTTTATTCTCGAAGACGGACAGGTCGCATACGGAGACTGTGCTGCCGTACAGTATTCCGGAGCGGGCGGACGCGATCCCCTCTTTTTGGCAAAGGACTTTATTCCCGTAATTGAAAAAGATATAAAGCCCCTCTTTGTAGGAAAAGAAATTACAAACTTTAGGGAAATGGCTAAGACATTTGAGGAGCACAAGGTAAACGGAAAAAGAATGCACACGGCTTTACGCTACGGCATATCTCAAGCTATTCTTGATGCCGTTGCAAAGTCCCAGCACATAACGATGGCCGAAGTTGTTGTAAAAGAATATAATACAGGATGCCAAATAAAGAGAATTCCGATCTTTACTCAGTCAGGCGATGACCGCTACTTAAATGCCGATAAGATGATTATCAAGCAGGCTGAAGTTCTCCCCCACGGTCTTTTTAACAATGTTGAAGAAAAAACCGGTAAAAACGGCGAAAAGCTCTTGGAATATGTTAAATGGCTTAAAAACAGGGTAGAAACCATGAGAACTTGTAAAAACTACAATCCTATTTTCCACATTGACGTATACGGCACAATCGGAGACTTTACAAATAACGATGTTCCCAAGATGACAGCCTATCTTAAAACGCTGGAATCAGCAGCAGCTCCTTTTAAACTTAGAATCGAAGGTCCGATGGACATGGGCGACAGAGAAAAGCAAATGCAGGTACTTGCAGCCCTCACAAAGAGCCTTGACGATAACGGCGTAAAGGTAGAGCTTGTTGCCGATGAATGGTGCAATACCCTCGAAGACATTCAGTACTTTGCCGATAACCGTGCAGGCCACATGATTCAGATTAAGACTCCCGACCTTGGCGGAATCAACAACACGATTGAAGCTATCCTTTACTGCAAGGAAAAGGGAGTAGGAGCCTATTGCGGAGGAACATGTAACGAAACCAACCGCTCGGCAGAGGTTATCGTAAACTGTTCCGTTGCAGCCGGAGCCGCCCAGCAGCTTGCAAAACCCGGTATGGGCGTTGACGAAGGCTACATGATCATCAATAACGAGATGAACAGAATCGTTGCCTTAGCAAATAGGAAGTAA